A portion of the Bifidobacterium sp. ESL0800 genome contains these proteins:
- the sufC gene encoding Fe-S cluster assembly ATPase SufC, whose protein sequence is MSTLEIKDLYASVETKEGRKQILKGATLTVNSGETHAIMGPNGSGKSTLAYTLAGHPKYFVDSGEALLDGQDILKMTADERAKAGLFLAMQYPVEVPGVSMTNFLRTAKTEVDGKAPAIRTWTKELQAAMKNLRMDKKFASRSVNEGFSGGEKKRAEVLQLELLKPKFAIMDETDSGLDVDALRIVSEGVNRAKENTGLGIMLITHYTRILKYIKPDIVHVFAGGRFVKTGGPELADELEETGYDQYLPEGATESAMA, encoded by the coding sequence ATGTCTACATTGGAAATCAAGGATCTCTACGCATCGGTGGAGACCAAAGAAGGCCGCAAGCAGATCCTGAAGGGCGCGACCCTGACCGTCAACTCCGGCGAGACGCACGCCATCATGGGCCCCAACGGCTCCGGCAAGTCGACGCTGGCCTACACGCTGGCCGGCCACCCCAAGTACTTCGTCGATTCCGGCGAGGCCCTGCTCGACGGCCAGGACATCCTCAAGATGACCGCCGACGAACGTGCCAAGGCCGGTCTGTTCCTCGCCATGCAGTACCCGGTCGAAGTGCCCGGCGTCTCCATGACCAACTTCCTGCGCACCGCCAAGACCGAGGTCGACGGCAAGGCCCCGGCCATCCGCACCTGGACCAAGGAACTGCAGGCCGCGATGAAGAACCTCAGGATGGACAAGAAGTTCGCCTCCCGTTCCGTCAACGAGGGCTTCTCCGGCGGTGAGAAGAAGCGTGCCGAGGTGCTGCAGCTGGAGCTGCTGAAGCCGAAGTTCGCCATCATGGACGAGACCGATTCCGGCCTCGACGTCGACGCGTTGCGCATCGTCTCCGAAGGCGTCAACCGCGCCAAGGAGAACACTGGGCTGGGCATCATGCTCATCACGCATTACACCCGGATTTTGAAGTATATCAAGCCGGATATCGTGCATGTGTTTGCGGGTGGACGCTTTGTCAAGACTGGGGGACCTGAACTGGCGGATGAACTGGAAGAGACTGGGTATGATCAGTATCTGC